A window from Exiguobacterium marinum DSM 16307 encodes these proteins:
- a CDS encoding MarR family winged helix-turn-helix transcriptional regulator: MPKQDAADQFVKLIPLIRRKLLRRSDFPQIPNLNFSHFHLLMLIEDEGAVTNGRISETLSIAPPNVTPLITKLLNEGYITRVPDERDRRVIWNQLTEKGERILLERRDSFRTLFEERLAFLNEDETDRLIESLKTLTEIVEKMDKGDE; the protein is encoded by the coding sequence ATGCCGAAACAAGATGCAGCGGACCAGTTTGTCAAACTAATCCCTTTAATTCGTCGTAAATTGCTACGTCGATCTGATTTTCCTCAAATTCCAAACTTGAACTTTTCTCATTTCCATCTATTAATGTTGATTGAAGACGAGGGGGCAGTCACGAATGGACGAATTAGCGAGACACTCTCCATCGCACCACCGAACGTCACCCCTCTCATCACGAAACTGTTGAACGAGGGCTACATTACCCGCGTACCCGATGAACGGGATCGCCGAGTGATATGGAACCAGCTGACGGAGAAAGGTGAGCGAATCTTACTTGAACGAAGAGACTCGTTCCGAACGCTATTCGAAGAGCGCCTCGCATTTTTAAATGAAGATGAGACAGACCGGCTGATTGAAAGTTTGAAGACCCTCACTGAGATTGTAGAGAAAATGGACAAAGGCGACGAGTAA
- the adhE gene encoding bifunctional acetaldehyde-CoA/alcohol dehydrogenase, which yields MAVKEKAKVETTAEQMVDTLVAGAHAALDTLMTFDQEKIDHIVQAMALAGLEKHVELAKLAYTETGRGVFEDKMIKNIFATEYIYNSLRGEKTVGVLEDDVQNGITYIAEPVGVVAGVTPVTNPTSTTMFKAIIAIKTRNPIIFAFHPSAQQCSSEAARVLRDAAVAAGAPENLIQWVEVPSLDATKALMNHPGVAMVLATGGAAMVKSAYSTGKPALGVGPGNVPAYIDKTAKVKRAISDVILSKTFDNGMICASEQAIIVDQEVYEEVKAEMTALGCYFCSPEEKAKLETLVIRTDTCAVNPEIVGKPAAWIAEKAGLKVPADTKILIAELETVGATELLSHEKLSPVLGAYKVQSREEGFAVAEKMLEIGGLGHTAVIHSTDDDAILDFGLRMKACRIIVNSPSAHGGIGDLYNEMTPSLTLGCGSYGKNSVSENVTAKHLLNVKKVARRRVNMQWFKVPEKIYFEKNSVQYLQSLTTKKRAMIVTDEMMVKLGFADKVIKNLPAGVEYRIFDQVEPDPSVETVMNGAEAMRHFQPDMIIALGGGSPMDAAKGMWLFYERPEEKFSNLRQKFMDIRKRTYKFPTLGNKSMFVAIPTTSGTGSEVTPFTVITDKKRNVKYPIADYAITPDVAIVDPEFVMTVPASITADTGMDVLTHAIEAYVSVMANDYTDGLALRSMKMIFDYLPKAYENGSDAEARQKVHNASTMAGMAFANAFLGINHSIAHKIGGEFHVPHGRTNAILMPHVIRYNATRPSKLAAFPKYESFIADERYAEIARYLGLPASTTAEGVESLVQAIIELGQRLNIKLSFKAQGIKKADLDAKIDKMAVDAFEDQCTTANPKMPLVEELKEIMYAAYEGV from the coding sequence ATGGCAGTTAAAGAGAAAGCAAAAGTGGAAACAACGGCAGAACAAATGGTGGATACGCTCGTAGCGGGCGCACACGCCGCACTCGATACGTTAATGACGTTCGACCAAGAGAAAATTGATCACATCGTACAAGCGATGGCGCTCGCAGGTCTAGAGAAGCACGTCGAACTTGCGAAACTAGCATATACAGAAACAGGTCGCGGTGTCTTTGAAGATAAGATGATCAAAAACATCTTTGCGACAGAATATATTTATAACTCACTTCGTGGAGAGAAAACGGTTGGCGTTTTAGAAGATGATGTTCAAAACGGAATCACATACATCGCAGAGCCGGTCGGTGTCGTTGCAGGTGTCACACCGGTCACGAACCCTACTTCTACTACGATGTTCAAAGCGATCATCGCCATTAAAACACGTAACCCGATTATCTTTGCCTTCCACCCGTCAGCTCAACAATGTTCTAGTGAGGCAGCGCGGGTCCTCCGTGACGCAGCGGTAGCCGCAGGAGCTCCTGAAAACTTGATTCAATGGGTAGAAGTCCCGTCACTTGATGCGACGAAAGCACTCATGAATCATCCTGGTGTCGCGATGGTCCTTGCTACTGGTGGAGCAGCGATGGTCAAGTCCGCCTACTCGACTGGTAAACCGGCTCTCGGTGTCGGACCGGGTAACGTACCAGCCTATATCGACAAAACAGCAAAAGTGAAACGTGCCATCTCAGACGTTATCCTTTCAAAAACGTTCGACAACGGGATGATCTGTGCGTCTGAACAAGCAATCATCGTCGACCAAGAAGTATACGAAGAAGTGAAAGCGGAAATGACAGCACTCGGTTGCTATTTCTGCTCACCTGAAGAAAAAGCGAAACTTGAAACACTCGTCATCCGTACGGACACATGCGCAGTCAACCCAGAGATCGTCGGGAAGCCGGCAGCGTGGATTGCAGAAAAAGCAGGTCTCAAAGTCCCGGCTGACACAAAAATCTTGATTGCTGAACTTGAAACAGTTGGCGCGACAGAACTTCTCTCACATGAAAAATTGAGCCCGGTCCTCGGTGCTTATAAAGTTCAATCACGTGAAGAAGGATTTGCGGTTGCTGAAAAAATGCTTGAAATCGGTGGTCTCGGCCATACAGCTGTCATCCACTCAACGGACGACGATGCCATCCTTGATTTCGGTCTTCGTATGAAAGCTTGTCGCATCATCGTCAACTCACCATCAGCACACGGTGGAATCGGTGACCTTTACAACGAAATGACACCATCCCTCACGCTCGGTTGTGGGTCTTACGGTAAAAACTCCGTCTCTGAAAACGTGACGGCGAAACATCTACTCAACGTGAAAAAGGTGGCGAGACGTCGCGTGAATATGCAATGGTTTAAAGTACCTGAAAAAATCTACTTTGAGAAAAACTCTGTCCAATACCTTCAATCACTCACAACGAAAAAGCGGGCGATGATTGTAACGGATGAAATGATGGTCAAACTCGGATTCGCTGATAAAGTCATCAAAAACTTACCAGCAGGTGTTGAGTACCGTATTTTCGACCAAGTCGAACCAGATCCATCTGTTGAGACGGTCATGAACGGTGCTGAAGCGATGCGTCACTTCCAGCCAGACATGATCATCGCACTCGGTGGTGGATCACCAATGGATGCTGCGAAAGGGATGTGGCTCTTCTATGAACGTCCAGAAGAGAAGTTCTCAAACCTTCGTCAGAAATTCATGGATATTCGCAAACGGACATACAAGTTCCCGACACTCGGTAACAAATCAATGTTCGTCGCAATCCCAACAACTTCTGGTACAGGTTCAGAAGTAACACCGTTCACCGTCATTACAGACAAAAAACGTAATGTGAAATATCCGATTGCTGACTACGCGATCACACCAGACGTCGCCATCGTCGACCCTGAGTTCGTCATGACCGTACCAGCATCAATCACGGCAGATACAGGAATGGACGTGTTGACACACGCCATCGAAGCTTACGTATCAGTCATGGCAAACGACTATACGGACGGACTTGCGCTCCGTTCGATGAAGATGATCTTCGACTACCTACCAAAAGCGTATGAAAACGGTAGCGACGCGGAAGCTCGTCAGAAAGTGCACAACGCGTCAACAATGGCAGGTATGGCGTTCGCGAACGCGTTCCTCGGTATCAACCACTCGATCGCTCACAAAATCGGTGGAGAGTTCCACGTACCGCACGGTCGTACAAACGCAATCCTCATGCCACACGTCATCCGTTACAATGCGACACGCCCATCAAAACTTGCGGCGTTCCCGAAATATGAGTCATTCATCGCCGACGAGCGTTACGCAGAAATCGCACGTTACCTCGGTCTTCCGGCAAGCACGACAGCAGAAGGTGTCGAATCACTCGTCCAAGCAATCATTGAGCTCGGACAACGTTTGAACATCAAACTCTCGTTCAAAGCACAAGGCATCAAGAAAGCAGATCTCGATGCGAAGATTGACAAAATGGCGGTCGACGCATTCGAAGACCAATGTACGACGGCGAACCCGAAAATGCCGCTCGTTGAAGAATTGAAAGAAATCATGTACGCAGCATACGAAGGCGTATAA
- a CDS encoding Na+/H+ antiporter family protein, whose translation MNAVLLAVIVLFALAISRVHIVLSLILAALVGGLVGGLGFNDTLTAFSDGLGGGASIALSYALLGAFAVGLSKTGLPDVLAEKLIAMSGRDVSGKRVSYVKAFLLSLLLLLSISSQNVLPIHIAFIPIVIPPLLVLFNELKLDRRLVATILTFGLVTPYMLLPVGFGGIYLNEILIANVEANGLTVGDVNIISIMGIPALGMVVGLIAAFIHYRKPRTYETIALGPSDYEVRQMGGFKMIMTLVVVLIVLIVQLQTESMIASAVTGLMLLSIFRLIPWSEADDIFTSGMRMMAFIGFVMIAASGFAAVIRETGAIDPLVNGASNLMGDSKMIAALVMLLVGLVITLGIGSSFSTIPIIAAIFVPLCVQYGFSVEATIAIIGTAGALGDAGSPASDSTLGPTSGLNADGQHDHLRETVWPTFLHYNIPLIIFGVIAAMVL comes from the coding sequence ATGAACGCAGTGTTACTTGCAGTCATCGTCTTATTCGCGCTCGCCATCAGTCGAGTGCACATTGTATTATCCTTAATATTAGCGGCGCTAGTCGGAGGGCTTGTTGGAGGACTTGGGTTTAACGATACGTTGACCGCCTTTAGCGACGGCCTCGGGGGCGGAGCGAGCATCGCGCTCAGTTACGCACTCCTCGGCGCATTCGCCGTCGGGTTGTCGAAGACGGGTCTACCAGACGTCTTGGCCGAAAAACTGATTGCCATGTCGGGTCGTGACGTGTCGGGTAAACGCGTGAGTTATGTCAAAGCGTTCTTATTGTCGCTACTCTTATTATTGTCGATCAGCTCACAGAACGTACTCCCGATTCACATCGCCTTTATCCCGATTGTGATTCCACCGTTACTCGTCTTATTCAATGAATTGAAACTAGATCGCCGTCTCGTAGCGACAATCTTAACTTTCGGTCTTGTGACACCATACATGTTGTTACCAGTCGGATTTGGCGGTATTTATTTGAATGAAATTCTCATTGCGAATGTCGAAGCGAACGGCTTGACAGTCGGCGACGTCAATATCATCTCAATCATGGGAATCCCGGCATTAGGTATGGTCGTCGGATTGATCGCAGCGTTCATCCATTACCGGAAACCGCGAACGTATGAAACAATCGCACTCGGACCGTCTGACTATGAAGTTCGTCAAATGGGCGGTTTCAAGATGATCATGACGCTTGTCGTTGTTCTCATCGTTCTCATCGTTCAATTACAGACCGAGTCGATGATTGCCTCGGCAGTGACAGGACTGATGTTACTCTCGATTTTCCGCCTCATCCCTTGGTCGGAGGCAGATGACATCTTCACAAGCGGCATGCGCATGATGGCGTTCATCGGTTTCGTCATGATTGCCGCAAGCGGATTCGCAGCCGTCATTCGTGAAACAGGCGCGATTGATCCGCTCGTAAACGGTGCGAGCAATCTGATGGGTGACTCGAAAATGATCGCCGCTCTCGTTATGCTACTCGTCGGACTAGTGATCACGCTCGGAATCGGGTCAAGTTTCTCGACCATTCCAATCATCGCAGCCATCTTTGTACCTCTTTGTGTACAGTACGGTTTCTCTGTGGAGGCGACGATTGCCATCATCGGGACTGCGGGTGCTCTTGGTGATGCGGGGAGTCCTGCAAGTGACTCGACGCTCGGACCTACGAGTGGTTTGAACGCTGACGGCCAACACGATCACCTACGTGAGACGGTTTGGCCAACGTTCCTACACTACAACATCCCTCTCATCATCTTCGGGGTGATTGCGGCAATGGTCCTTTAA
- a CDS encoding zinc-binding metallopeptidase family protein, with translation MLIVISLLRSIATVFLFFNPIHPTPLETAEYFSSVDRNADSWESADFFESFGTDLPVDMDRNVLYTERITGWTEIEVGDGTYEGLSSMTFDQPFKGTILHMEWGQDIPNVKEKVIVLPTTKFSYDNIEDAYTVDYAGEVLNDQEANAYLSSLASKGAAGYLITPYEDDPYGMGFVFTSSYMPLDGTGVDSDTAEQLKDGQSIKVEPYREEIPYVEFVQTGKSNQEIIIMSRLDSSWHGAHYLSAVGPSTVLYHLMQVMNKETPDYTIRYVFLNGNGDSREASDDFLERLMVQREKVDAVVMLDILGTGDGPLYVRTKGMKSYPTLEQSPFDQLTVRSLGSSPGDAYDEAGLPYIILSDSLEGSWHVFTEKDTFERLTKDGLSDAVNWLHAWLTD, from the coding sequence ATGTTAATAGTGATTAGTTTGTTGCGTTCAATCGCGACAGTCTTTCTCTTTTTTAATCCAATCCATCCGACACCGCTCGAGACTGCGGAATACTTTTCATCAGTCGATCGAAATGCGGATAGCTGGGAGAGTGCTGACTTTTTTGAATCATTCGGAACCGATTTACCCGTCGACATGGACCGGAACGTCCTTTACACAGAACGGATAACCGGTTGGACTGAGATTGAGGTGGGAGATGGAACGTATGAAGGTCTTTCATCGATGACGTTTGATCAACCGTTCAAAGGAACAATTTTACATATGGAATGGGGACAAGATATTCCGAATGTCAAAGAGAAAGTGATTGTCTTACCGACGACAAAGTTTTCATATGACAATATCGAGGATGCGTATACCGTCGATTACGCGGGTGAAGTATTGAATGATCAGGAAGCGAACGCATATTTGTCATCACTCGCATCTAAGGGAGCGGCAGGATACTTGATCACACCTTATGAAGACGATCCATATGGGATGGGTTTTGTTTTCACGTCATCCTACATGCCGTTAGATGGCACGGGTGTAGACTCCGATACGGCTGAACAGCTGAAGGATGGACAATCGATAAAAGTAGAGCCTTACCGTGAAGAGATCCCATATGTCGAATTTGTTCAAACAGGGAAGAGTAATCAAGAAATCATCATCATGTCCCGACTCGATTCTTCCTGGCACGGTGCCCATTATTTGTCTGCCGTCGGACCGTCGACGGTCTTATATCACCTCATGCAAGTGATGAACAAGGAGACACCGGACTATACGATTCGATATGTCTTTTTGAATGGGAATGGGGACTCTAGAGAAGCGAGTGACGATTTCCTCGAACGATTAATGGTTCAAAGGGAGAAAGTCGATGCAGTCGTCATGCTCGATATTCTTGGGACCGGCGATGGCCCACTATACGTTCGGACGAAAGGGATGAAATCATATCCAACCCTCGAACAGTCTCCGTTCGATCAATTAACAGTTCGTTCGTTAGGGAGTTCTCCGGGGGATGCTTACGATGAGGCTGGACTTCCCTATATCATATTAAGTGATTCATTAGAAGGAAGTTGGCATGTGTTTACGGAGAAGGATACGTTCGAACGTCTGACGAAAGACGGTTTATCCGATGCCGTCAATTGGCTACATGCTTGGCTTACTGACTGA
- a CDS encoding DeoR/GlpR family DNA-binding transcription regulator, translating into MLTKQRHQLILQRLSEQKVVKLKELVDLTDSSESTIRRDLTDLEEEGYLARVHGGATLIATPDEEPTFEEKRDRFVDEKVAIARKAATFIEDGMSIYLDAGTTTQAMVPFLEGKKIVVVTNSLPIANELFDLDIKTFVIGGELKRSTQALVGYNARESMMNYRVDLAFLGMNGIDLDAGYTTPDPEEALVKKTAIELAQTSFVLADASKIGKRTFSRVATLDAAQLITSSDESMSSIQTITKVVNAK; encoded by the coding sequence ATGTTAACGAAACAACGACATCAGTTGATTTTGCAACGCTTATCTGAACAAAAGGTCGTCAAATTGAAAGAACTGGTTGATTTGACCGATTCGTCCGAGTCGACGATCCGTCGAGATTTGACGGACCTCGAAGAGGAAGGATATTTGGCAAGGGTTCACGGCGGAGCAACACTCATTGCGACTCCAGATGAAGAACCGACGTTTGAAGAGAAGCGAGATCGGTTCGTAGATGAAAAAGTTGCGATTGCACGGAAGGCCGCGACATTCATCGAAGACGGGATGTCGATCTATTTAGATGCCGGTACAACCACTCAGGCGATGGTTCCATTTTTAGAAGGGAAGAAAATCGTCGTCGTCACAAACAGTCTACCGATTGCGAATGAATTATTTGATCTTGATATTAAGACGTTTGTGATTGGCGGAGAATTAAAGCGTTCCACCCAAGCACTTGTCGGGTATAACGCACGCGAGAGCATGATGAATTATCGAGTCGACCTCGCCTTTCTCGGAATGAACGGAATCGACCTTGATGCGGGTTACACGACCCCAGACCCAGAAGAAGCGCTTGTCAAAAAAACGGCAATCGAATTGGCACAAACGTCCTTCGTACTCGCTGACGCATCGAAAATCGGGAAACGGACGTTCAGCCGAGTTGCGACGTTAGATGCCGCACAGTTGATCACATCAAGCGATGAGTCAATGAGTTCCATCCAAACAATCACAAAGGTGGTGAATGCGAAATGA
- a CDS encoding YebC/PmpR family DNA-binding transcriptional regulator: protein MGRKWNNIKEKKASKDANTSRVYAKFGREIYVVARQGEPDPELNQSLKFVVERAKTYNVPRAIIDRAIDKAKGGDEENFDELRYEGFGPNGAMVIVDTLTNNVNRTASEVRAAFGKNGGNMGVSGSVAYMFDATAVIGVNQMSADDVLELMMEHDLDVRDVIEEDETVIVYAEPEAFHAVQTAFKAAGVEEFAVAELTMLPQNEVSLDDASKEQFEKLIDVLEDLEDVRQVYHNVDM from the coding sequence ATGGGTCGTAAATGGAACAACATTAAAGAGAAGAAGGCGTCTAAAGATGCCAACACGAGTCGCGTTTATGCGAAGTTCGGTCGCGAAATCTATGTGGTCGCCCGACAAGGGGAGCCAGATCCTGAATTGAACCAGTCATTAAAATTTGTGGTGGAGCGCGCTAAAACATATAACGTGCCTCGCGCAATCATCGATCGTGCAATCGATAAAGCAAAAGGCGGCGACGAAGAGAACTTCGACGAACTTCGTTATGAAGGATTCGGACCGAATGGTGCGATGGTCATCGTCGACACGTTGACGAACAACGTGAACCGTACAGCATCAGAAGTTCGTGCTGCTTTCGGTAAAAACGGAGGCAACATGGGCGTCAGTGGTTCGGTCGCTTATATGTTCGATGCAACAGCCGTCATCGGTGTCAACCAAATGTCTGCAGATGATGTTCTTGAACTTATGATGGAACACGACCTTGACGTTCGTGATGTCATCGAAGAAGACGAGACGGTAATCGTCTATGCCGAGCCTGAAGCGTTCCACGCCGTTCAGACCGCATTCAAGGCTGCCGGGGTTGAGGAGTTTGCCGTCGCAGAGTTGACGATGCTCCCACAGAACGAAGTGTCGCTCGATGACGCATCGAAAGAACAATTCGAAAAATTAATTGACGTTCTCGAAGACTTGGAAGATGTGCGCCAAGTGTATCACAACGTCGATATGTAA
- a CDS encoding glutamate synthase subunit beta — protein MKHNFLNIARTTLPERQVDERVRDYEEYATRMDDESVQQQAARCMDCGTPFCHVGDMIGQETIGCPIHNFIPEWNKLVTKADWMGAYHRLMETNNFPEFTGRVCPAPCEGSCTLAISEDPVAIKSIERTIIDRAFEEGWVKPRSIQHRTGMTVAIIGSGPAGLAAADQLNQLGHSVTIIEKADEAGGLLMYGIPNMKLDKGVVRRRVCLLEQEGIVIRTNVEVGTDVTVESLRNEYDAVILATGAQKQRTLGIDGDDAIGVEMAMDYLTASMHERKGVHLESKFDAKDKNVIVIGGGDTGADCVATAIRQGAKSVVQFGKHPSKGLLRAPEKPWPLQPDTLTTDYAYAESLAVYEKDPRTYLIRSNQIVTKEGRVTGIETERMTKVVNPDGQATFFVEEDSIETYPADLVLVAIGFERPEHELRKIGVEKTKDFHTATDNVFVAGDAKRGQSLIVWAIREGREVAEVVDSYLETCKSVLKTSS, from the coding sequence ATGAAACATAACTTTTTGAATATCGCGCGAACGACCTTACCAGAGCGTCAGGTTGATGAACGGGTGAGAGATTATGAGGAATATGCGACACGGATGGATGATGAATCCGTCCAACAACAGGCCGCACGTTGTATGGACTGCGGCACGCCGTTCTGTCATGTCGGGGATATGATTGGTCAGGAGACGATCGGTTGCCCGATTCATAACTTTATTCCAGAATGGAACAAGCTTGTGACGAAAGCTGACTGGATGGGTGCGTATCATCGATTGATGGAGACGAACAACTTCCCGGAGTTCACGGGAAGGGTTTGTCCGGCGCCGTGTGAAGGATCATGTACGCTCGCCATTAGTGAAGATCCTGTCGCCATCAAATCGATTGAACGGACAATCATCGACCGTGCCTTTGAAGAAGGATGGGTGAAACCGAGATCGATTCAGCATAGAACCGGGATGACGGTCGCGATTATCGGAAGCGGTCCAGCCGGATTGGCTGCAGCCGATCAATTGAATCAACTTGGACATTCGGTCACCATCATTGAGAAAGCGGACGAAGCGGGAGGCCTACTCATGTACGGAATCCCGAACATGAAACTGGATAAAGGTGTCGTAAGACGTCGTGTTTGCCTGCTCGAGCAAGAGGGAATCGTCATCCGGACGAATGTAGAGGTCGGTACCGACGTGACGGTCGAATCGCTTCGTAACGAGTACGATGCTGTCATTCTGGCGACTGGCGCACAAAAACAGCGTACGCTTGGGATTGATGGAGATGATGCCATTGGCGTGGAAATGGCAATGGACTATTTGACAGCCTCGATGCATGAACGAAAAGGAGTGCATCTCGAATCGAAATTTGACGCCAAAGACAAAAATGTCATCGTCATCGGAGGTGGGGACACAGGCGCCGATTGCGTGGCGACTGCGATTCGTCAAGGCGCAAAATCAGTCGTTCAATTTGGTAAGCACCCATCAAAAGGGTTGCTTCGTGCACCTGAGAAACCTTGGCCGTTGCAGCCTGACACGCTAACGACCGATTATGCGTATGCTGAATCGCTCGCGGTGTATGAGAAAGACCCGAGAACGTATTTGATTCGTTCCAACCAAATCGTCACGAAAGAGGGACGTGTCACTGGGATTGAAACGGAACGGATGACGAAAGTTGTCAACCCGGATGGTCAGGCGACTTTCTTCGTGGAAGAAGATTCGATCGAGACGTATCCTGCGGACCTCGTCCTCGTTGCGATTGGGTTTGAGAGACCGGAGCATGAATTGCGGAAAATCGGCGTCGAAAAGACGAAGGATTTCCATACAGCAACGGATAACGTCTTTGTCGCCGGGGATGCGAAGCGAGGTCAAAGCTTAATCGTTTGGGCAATTCGAGAAGGGCGAGAAGTGGCAGAAGTCGTCGACTCCTATCTCGAAACTTGCAAGTCTGTCTTAAAAACCTCATCATAA
- a CDS encoding alpha/beta hydrolase, protein MKQEMTITTAYGTIAGTFLSHEEPRATIVMLSGSGPSDRDGNMGGVGFNTYAKLAEALYDYGYNVFRYDKQGIGKSDGDFNKVGLHDLINDAILVVRTIRQLADVNRLYLLGHSEGAVLAPAVQLETKADGLILLSGFHESSKQMFLYQADALAKDIERMKGIKGLFYRLTGVAKKVRQRQDDLLERSLRTNVSSFKYRGQVVNAKWIREHASYDVRERLEHVTVPVLAITGGRDVQVPPEHVHMIQTKGEVTSSIIDDMNHLLVTRESPHSLLMLHKEYREAIDAPIHPKLVQELDEWLKKQS, encoded by the coding sequence ATGAAACAAGAGATGACGATTACGACAGCATATGGAACGATTGCAGGAACTTTTCTTTCGCATGAGGAGCCTCGGGCGACCATCGTCATGTTGAGCGGGAGTGGACCGAGTGACCGTGATGGTAACATGGGAGGTGTCGGTTTTAATACGTATGCCAAGTTGGCAGAAGCGTTGTACGACTACGGTTACAACGTGTTCCGATATGATAAACAAGGAATCGGGAAGTCCGATGGGGATTTTAATAAAGTTGGCTTACATGATTTGATTAACGATGCGATTCTTGTCGTGCGCACCATTCGACAACTAGCCGATGTGAATCGATTATATCTACTCGGTCATAGTGAAGGGGCCGTTCTTGCTCCTGCCGTTCAGCTTGAGACGAAAGCCGATGGATTGATTTTACTGTCTGGGTTCCATGAATCGTCAAAGCAGATGTTTTTGTACCAAGCAGACGCGCTGGCTAAAGACATCGAGCGGATGAAGGGCATAAAAGGTCTCTTCTATCGGTTGACGGGCGTTGCCAAAAAAGTCAGACAGCGACAGGACGACTTGCTCGAGCGGTCTTTACGGACGAACGTGTCGTCTTTCAAATATCGTGGGCAAGTCGTTAATGCGAAATGGATTCGAGAACATGCATCCTATGACGTCCGTGAGCGGTTAGAGCATGTGACCGTCCCGGTGCTTGCGATTACAGGGGGACGTGATGTTCAAGTCCCACCAGAACACGTCCATATGATTCAAACGAAAGGGGAGGTCACCTCATCGATTATCGATGATATGAATCATCTCCTCGTGACACGTGAGTCACCCCATTCGCTTCTCATGCTGCATAAAGAATATCGAGAAGCAATCGATGCGCCGATTCATCCAAAACTCGTTCAAGAGTTGGATGAATGGTTAAAAAAACAGTCATAA
- the pfkB gene encoding 1-phosphofructokinase gives MIYTLTLNPSIDYYVTLPKVHLGEVNRIEETTERAGGKGINVSIVLREYAQDTKALGFIGGTTGDFIKKSLVDHGVHTDFVEVNGSTRINVKIRAKEETELNASGPNITEYELEQLTAKFDQVQKGDIVVLAGSIPSNLPDSLYRTIAESIREKGADFVVDTTKEAMLEVLALEPLMIKPNHHELGELFDTEIETFEEALPYAEQLVKRGAKNVIISFAGDGALLVNKDGAVTANTPTGKLVNSVGAGDSLVAGFVANVKEKGEQEAFRYAVTTGSASAYTFGLCSKQEIDRLIDQVQLTPLKRMEETT, from the coding sequence ATGATTTATACGTTAACACTCAACCCTTCTATTGATTACTACGTAACATTACCTAAAGTACATCTAGGAGAAGTGAACCGAATCGAAGAGACGACAGAGCGAGCAGGTGGGAAAGGCATCAACGTCTCAATCGTTCTCCGGGAGTATGCACAAGACACAAAGGCACTTGGTTTCATCGGTGGGACGACAGGTGACTTCATTAAAAAGTCACTCGTCGATCACGGTGTACACACCGATTTCGTAGAGGTGAATGGAAGCACCCGGATCAACGTCAAGATTCGAGCGAAAGAGGAAACGGAACTGAATGCGAGCGGACCGAATATCACAGAGTATGAGCTCGAACAATTGACGGCCAAGTTCGATCAGGTTCAAAAAGGCGATATCGTCGTCCTCGCGGGTAGTATTCCAAGTAACTTACCAGACTCGCTATATCGGACGATTGCCGAATCGATTCGCGAAAAAGGGGCTGACTTTGTCGTTGATACGACGAAAGAAGCCATGCTCGAAGTGCTCGCCCTCGAACCACTCATGATCAAACCGAACCACCATGAATTAGGTGAATTGTTTGATACCGAAATTGAAACATTCGAGGAAGCTCTTCCTTATGCGGAACAACTCGTCAAACGTGGGGCGAAAAATGTCATCATCTCCTTTGCGGGAGACGGGGCGCTACTCGTTAACAAGGACGGAGCCGTCACAGCAAACACACCGACAGGGAAGCTCGTCAATTCGGTCGGTGCAGGAGACTCGCTCGTCGCCGGATTTGTCGCGAATGTGAAAGAAAAAGGCGAACAAGAAGCATTTCGATATGCGGTCACGACAGGAAGCGCATCTGCATATACGTTCGGTCTATGTTCGAAACAAGAGATCGATCGCTTGATCGATCAAGTACAACTCACACCACTTAAACGAATGGAGGAAACAACATGA